Below is a genomic region from Thermodesulforhabdaceae bacterium.
CATGATTGCTCGAGCTCTTGCTCAACAACCTCGTGTGATGATACTCGATGAAGCTACGGCTTTCCTTGATCTTCCACGGCGAGTCGAACTGGTTCTTTTACTTCGAAGGCTTGCTCATGAATCCAACATCGCCGTTCTTCTTTCCACTCACGATCTTGATCTTGCTCTCAGGGGGGCTGATCGTCTGTGGATTCTTCCCAAAGGAGAAACCTTGATAGATGGTATCCCTGAAGATCTGGTTTTGAAGGGGGCTTTTGCTTCCGCTTTTAACGGTTCTAATGTCATTTTCGATTGCCATTCGGGCACGTTTGTCTTTGAAAGCCCATATCTGGGAGAAGTAGCCTGCGAAGGAAACGGTGTCTTTGGTGTCTGGACTCGTAGAGCTCTCAGCAGGGCGGGCTATAAAGTTGTTTCACGTGAAAAGGCATTTCTCAGGGTGGAAGTCTCGGACGAAAAAGGCTCGGAAGCGTTATGGCGAATTTATTGCGGGGAACACCCAGAGCGGTTCGCTCGCTCGCTGGAAGAACTGCTCCTGCATTTAAATTCTATCCGAGATGCAGCCTAAAAGCGCTAATGACCCCGTGACAGCGGCAGGCTGTGGCTATAATTAAAGATAAAGTGTTTTTCTCTATTGAGTCGTATTTTTTGGGAGATAATATCAGTTTTTCAAGATATTTTAGTCCTTCCATAAGATAAAGGGCTGGATACCCTCCTACACCTGGCGCAAGTTGAAAACTTCTAAAAATTAGAGCTGACCTTGTCTCGGGGATTACTTTAGCGATCACTTCGTAAAGATTTCCGGGTCTTGGTTTTCCGGTATGAGTGCATTTTTCTGGAGGTTCGGGGCAGTTGTCCGGGCAGATGAAGGAAGCAATACTTGCAAAGAGCAAATCATTTCGTCCTTCCAAAACAAATGGATTAGGAAGCCTTGCTCGCAATTCCTCTGGTATGGAATCGGGACTAATATCGTAGCCTTTTTGTTTGAGTTTCTTTACAATCCATTCGCCAGCGACATGAACGGGAATGGCTGGAATAATCCATGTATCGGGCTGGGCAATTTTTTCATATTGGGTAAGCACTTCCACGCCGTCGCCTTTGATTGTTCGTATCGGTGGACTATATAGCGCTTCTTGTTTTTTGATGATGTGGTGTAGGTTGGATAGAGATTCATCTGAGTCATCCACCACGGTGATGTAAGCGTTAGGGTATTTTGCTGAAAGGCGTTCAAGAGCCCTTTTTCCGAAGGCCCCCGCTCCAATTATGAACAGATCTTTTGTAGAAATTTCCGGTTGTATGAAAAAGGTCTTTATGGTAGCCATTTGACGGAGTCCCTCCAACAAATGTGCTAGATTTTACACCGCTCAGAGCGAGCGAGGCAAAGTTCTAGGAAAGGAAAGAAGTTATGAGCAATTTTTTCATGATTTTCGAAAAAATTGCCGAAGAGCGAATCAGAGAGGCAATGGAGAGAGGAGAGTTTGACAATCTCTCTTGTAAAGGTAAACCTGTAGAGCTTGAAAATGACAGCCATATTCCACCGGAACTTCGTATTGCTCATAAAATTCTCAAAAACGCTGGATGTCTTCCACTTGAAATGGAACTTAAGAAGGAAATTAAAACCACAGAAGAGCTTCTTTCCGGCATTAAGGACACTCAGGAAAAATATCGGCAGATTAAAAAGCTCAACTATCTTATTCTTAAGCTGAACATGATGAAACGCACGTCGCCTCTCCTTGAAGAGGGTCAATATTATTACGATAAGGTTCTCGAAAAGGTTGCTCCCCCTCGTAAAAAAGACGATCCAGATCGGGAATCCAGCACTCTCTAGTGGATTAGGTGTTGAGCATGTTAACGGTTGAGTGATAGATGCCCGCCGCATGACTCGCCTTTACTGATTTTGTCCCTTTGGTTCAGTTTCTCCAGATGTTGGCTCTTTTTCTCCGGAGAACCGCTTGAGTCTCTCCTGATAGAGTTTCTGCCGCATTTGAATGCGTTCTATAAGCTGGGAGAATGCACTTTCTAGCGATGGAGCCATCACTACCATGTCTTCATATGCAATAATGAGGCGTTTTAATTCTGGAATTGTTACCCCTGTTGTGGCTTTTAGATAAACCGGCTGAATGTAAATGACAGATCCCGCATAGGGCAATATGATAATGTTTCCTCGCTCAACTTCGGATCCAATCTGGTTCCAGAGAGTAAATTGCTGAGAAACAGCCGTATCTTGATCAATAATAGCGTCAACCTGAGAGGGACCATAAACTTGAGTTTCTTTCGGGAATGCCAGAACTGTTATTTTCCCATAACGTCCGCCCTCAGAAGATACAGTTGCAATTGCTCTCAGAATATCCAGACCTTTGGGGCTAAAGGGTTGGATGAGCAGGAATTCCGTATTGTTTGGATCGAAGATATTTAGCGTAAGGTAATAGGGGTGGATTGTTTTTTCTGCACCTTTTCTAAAAGTTCTGGAAAAACGCCATGAGTCATCCTGCTTATAAAAACTTTCCGGGTTGGTTTGATGATAGCGGGCAAACATAGCCATTTGAATCTCAAATATATCCTGAGGGTATCTGATATGGGGGCGTAATTCTTCATCCATTGAAGAAATGTCTTTGAAAAACCCCGGATAGGCTCTACGGTATGCCTGAATAACAGGATCTCTAGAATCAGAGATGTAATAATTTACAGAACCATCGTAGGCATTAATTACTATTTTTACGCTGTTTCGAATGTAATTTATCGTTTCACTAAAGGGTTCCGCATTTGGATAACGGTTAGAAAAGGTGTAAGCATCCTGGATCCAGAACAACTTACCTTTGGCAACAACTACATAGGGGTCTCTATCAAGTCCAAGATATGGAGTAAGTTTTTGGGCAATTTCTACGATGTTTCGCCTGAACATTATTCGTGATTCTTTTGTGGTGTTTGTAGTGAAGAATAGGTTGCGATCTTTGAAATAAATGGCAAATACAGCTTTTCTCAAAATTGATGTTAGGGGCACTCCCCCTGTGCCTTGATAACTTTCTGTTGAGGTAATTTCTCCTTGAGGATAGCCGACTTCGCCGAGTTTATTTGGAACGATTGCATAGGTATAGTTTGCTTGTCCGTAATATATGGAGAACTGATTCAAAGCAAATCCATAGGATGATCTGGGCGGAAGGTCTCTTATGAACCATGTTATTGGTTCTTCTCCGCCTTGAATGGCTGGAGTGATAACAACTCCATGGCCGTGAGTATATTTCATGTGAATGTTAACCCAGTTTTTTGCGCTTTCAGGAAGTTTTTCTATTGAGAGTTCTCTCGGGGCGATGAAGACCTGCTGAGGAAATCCACCAACGATGTATCGATCAACATCTACGCTGGTAAAGTCGTAGTAAGGCCTTAAGCCCTGAAGTTGTTTGTAAACGTCGTGGAGAAGGTCTTTATCCCAAACGGGAATGTTACGCAGGATGTTTTTTATCTCTTCTGTTTTTTCTAGTATCCCTCCATTTTCAGGAGGTTTATATTCTCGTATCTCTGCATCTCGAATATTGTAGGCTTCCAAGGTTGCTTGAATAGAGCGTTTAATGTAGGGGAGTTCCTTGGAAAGTTCATTCGGTTTTACGATATACTTTTGAACTCTGTCAGTTATAAAGTTCGATTGCAACAATCCATAGGATAAGGCCGCCAGAATGAGCAAGGCTCCAAGTTGCTTCCATGCTTTTCCTGAGTTAAAGAATATAACAAGGAATATACCCCCTAAAGCTATAAATATAGTTGTTAGCCATATTAGAGGTAGCTTAACGTTCATTTCTACGTAACCTGGGCCATAAAAAGTCGAATGACTGCTGGTGTAAACAAGTTCATACTGGATTATCATGAGATGCCATATCGCTATGAAAGCCAGGCCTGCAAGCAAAATACTCAAGTGAATTCGAACCGGTTTTGGAAAAGCAAAACGATCGAAGGTTCTTTTAAGAAGCCTTATTTCTAAGGCATAGAGAACAAAAGTTGCAGCAGTAAGTATGATAAAAATGATGGCAAATCGTTTTTCTATCAAACGATAAAAAGGAAGCGAAAAGATATAAAAGCTTATGTCCTTTGAGAAAGTTGGATCCTTTATGCCGGACGGGGTTGAGAAAATAAAGAGAAGAACCTTTTCCCATTCCTTGAACATAGGGTAGGCAAGGATTATAGCCAGAATCATGGCAAGAGGAGTGTAAACTCTTAAAGACCCATAGCGGAATTTTTCGACAATTTGCTTTATTCGACGTTGTTCTAACGCACCGGATTCCGGTTTTGCCTGTGGTTTAGTGAGAACTCGTGATGTAATCCAGAAATTAAGAAAAAAGACTGCGAAAAAGATAACTGTAGCTCCTGAAAATATAACGTATCGATAAATTGCTCTCTGCCAGAAGTATTTGCCGTAGCCTAAAGAGTCAAACCACCAGGAATCTATAACAAAGTCCATGAACAGAAAATGGAAACAAACATATCCGATAGCGATTAACAGCAAAATAAGTAAAACCCCGCCAAACTTTTCTTTGAGCCGTTGAACCATCTTTGTCCCTTTCGCTTGGATTTTCCAATCAAAATCAAACTTAAACAAACCCTAATGGGTTTCACATGATACCTTTAGGCAGTTTGAGTAGGAAGTCAACAATGAGAGTGTTCGAAAATTTTTTCCATCCAGGGTTGTCCTGGCAATAGTAGGGGCACGGCATGCCGTGCCCCTACTATCATCTTGGGAGGGACGGCGTCCTTGCCGTCCGTTTTTGGATATCTACCAATTCGCTTTGTTATTCGTTCCTCTCGGTAACTTTCCTTCATATTAACAATGACCACAGGGAAGCGTAAAATTTGCAATGCATTGGTCGCCGAGGACGGCGACCCTCCCAATATCCTACCGCCGTCTTTGGTCAAACTGACCGCACCTATCCCAAGCCTGAAGAATCACATGTTGGATTGTTTGTTAGATACCTGCGTCTAGAAAGGTCTTTCATGTTGAGTTCCATCCCTGCGTTTTCTCTGGTTTATGTCACTTTACCGTCCCATAATAGAAATTTTCGGACACCCTCCGTCAATAATTGACTTGCCTTTGGATGCAGTCCTGTGATTTGGTTTTAGTGTTTACGGGTTGCTTGCGTAAAAGGAGGTAAGCCATGTTAAGCAAGGTGTCTGAGTCTATAGGATTTAAATTTGAGCCGGTTGCTATTGTTTGGTCTAATGAAAAACCGGCATCAGCGGCAGAATTTAAAGAAGGTAAATGGGGTTGCGTTATGTGGATGCTCGCTCGTGCTGCTAAAGGGGGCACGGCGGTCTTTAGCGAAAAAACCTATGGTTGCTGGGGAGGGGGCGTTGGGCTTGGCTTTGGGAATCAATATATTAAATTCCCCGGTGGTATAGACGGATTTTGTTATTTCCTTTCGGTGGGAAATGCTCATTGGGAACCAGGAAAAAAAGTGGCCGATGAGATTAAACAATTCGTTTCCGAGGAATTTCTTGAAGATTTTCTGGAAGGCGAAAGATACTTAAAATCTCCCGAACTTGTTAAAGACTTTCTCGATAATCTTCCGATGATCGAGGTGCCATCCAAGTATGTCATTTTTAAGCCTCTCAGAGACGTTAACCCAGCTGAAGAAACACCGTCTGTGGTGGTGTTCCTTGCATCTCCCGAGGAACTTTCAGCCCTCGTGGTGCTTGCCAATTACTATAGAAAAGGCTTTGAAAATGTGATTATTCCCTTTGGTGCTGGTTGTCAGACTATAGGTGTTTTCCCTTATAGAGAAGCCGCTTCTGAAAATCCTCGAGCTGTTGTTGGATTGACCGACATTTCAGCAAGACTCTACTTAAAAAAACACCTTGGTAGAGATATCCTGTCTTTTGCGGTTCCGTGGAAGATGTTTCTGGAAATGGAAGAAAATGTTAAAGGAAGCTTTTTAGAGCGTGGAGTATGGGGACGCCTGAGAGGTAAAGAATCTGGATAAAATGATGATAGGAAATTAAACCATGAGCGTTTTTTCTAGAGAAGAACGAAAAGTTATTTCAATTCTTCATGTTGGTATGCCCTGGAGATTTCTCTCAAGGTATGTGGGATCTCTACTACAGGAAGGGATGTCTGTTGAGATTGGTATTGGTGGCGAGGAGTTGGATGGGCTTCCCAGAAAGGTATTTGCCGAAATGGCTAAAATTCTTAGACAAAAAGGTATTCGCTACTCTATTCATGGACCCTTTTGGGATCTCTGTCCCGGCAGTATTGATCCTATGATAAGAAATGTATCCTTTGTTCGACTCCACCAGCTTATGGATGTTTGTGAACTCATGAAACCCTGCCAGGTCGTATGTCACACGGGTTTTGATCCTCGCCATCATAGGGAGCATGTCAGCGAATTTATTGAACGTTCTCTGCCTCTTTGGGAAAGTATGGCAAAGAGAGCAGAACACATTGGTTGTTCTATAGCTATTGAAAATGTCTGGGAGGAGAATCCCGATATCCACTTGAGGATAATCAGAACAATCGATTCTCCCCACTTAGGTTTTTGCCTCGATGTGGGTCATAGAAACTGCTTTGCTAAAGCGCCTCTTATGGAATGGCTCGATAGCCTCATGCCCTACTTGAAAGAAGTTCACATTCATGACAATGACGGTTCAGAAGATACTCATTTTCCCCCCGGGACTGGAACGGTAGATTTTAAGGGACTTTTCAACAAGCTCGCAGAAAACAGACTTTATCCTATTCTTACTCTGGAGGCTCATCGAGAAGAACATTTTTACGATAGCGTTAAAAATCTTGTTCGCCTGATTCCTTCGGATTTTTTAGAGAAGTAGCGTAAAGTGCTTGCGAAATAACCCTTAAGGCATTAAAGAAATTTGGCGACAAAGGATTAGGGAGTTTAGCAAAATGGCGATTGTTGAGGTAAGTATTGTTCCTTTAGGAACATCTGATACAAGTCTAAGTAACTATGTAGCAAAGGTTCTTGAAGTGGTTGAGGAAAGCGGTCTTCAGTATGAACTTACCCCCATGGGGACAATATTGACCGGATCGTTAGGTGAGATTTTTCCAGTAATTTCCAGGATGCACGAACGATGTTTTGAAGAAGGAGTTCGTAGAGTTTTAACACTTATAAAAATTGATGACCGCAGAGATAAAATGGTTAAGCCTCAGGATAAAGTATTCTCCGTTAGAGCAAAGCTTGAGAAAAGAGGGGAGTAAATATGGCAGAACCTTTAAACGAAAAGATGAAAAGCCTTGTTGAATTTCTGGCTAAGTCTCTTGTGGAAAAACCAGGCGAAGTAGTGGTAGAGTCAAAAGAAAGCGAAAGGACGGTTCTTGTTGAACTCAAGGTAGCATCTGAGGATCTTGGTCGAGTGATCGGAAAGGATGGCCATACGATAAATGCTATACGAGTTGTTCTGCAAACTGCTGCGGCAAGCTACGACAAAAAGGTCAGATTAGACTTATTGAGCTAAAGGGGGAAGGAATATGATAGGTAACCATCCTGAATTGCCTGCAAAGGACACTCGAGCTTTTATAGATCCTGAAAAGCTTCCTTTTCGAAGCACAGCGGAGATAAGTGATAAGGCTGGAGGTGTCATCGGACAGGAAAGAGCTATAGATGCTATTCTTTTCGGCATAGGCATAAAAGAAGATGGCTACAATATCTTTGTGGCCGGTGCACCCAAAACGGGTCTTACTTACATAGCTAAAACCTTTTTGGAAGAGCAGGCAAAAAAGGAACCTACACCACCCGATTGGTGTTATGTTTATAACTTTAAGGAGCCCGATAAACCCAAGGCTATTAAGCTGGCATCGGGTAAGGGAAAGGAACTAAAAAAGGATATCCAGGATCTTATAACTACTCTCCAGCAAAAAATCCCGGAAGTTTTCGATAGCGATGATTACAGATCAAAGGAGAGCGAGCTTCAGCAACAGTTTGAAGAAAAAAGGCGAGAAATTATTGAAAATCTTTCAGAAACCGCCAGAGAAGAAGGTTTCATCCTGCAATTTTCCCAGGTTGGCATGATGATTATTCCAGCTCGCCCTGACGGTCAACCGATGAGTCAGGAGGACATAGCTCATCTTACGGATGAAGAAAGAAAGCATCTACGAGCCAAAAGCGAAGAGCTTCAGGAGAAAATGAAAGAAGCTATCCGCAAAATCCGAGAACTGGAGAGCAAGTTCAGGGAAAAGCGGGGCAAACTCGATAGAGAAATCGCCATGTTTGTCGTGGGACAGCTTGTGGAAGTTCTTCTTGAAAAATATCACGACGAAAAAGATGTAATTGAACACCTTAAGGCAATGCAGGAAGATATTGTAGAAAATATCGATGATTTCAAAAAGAAATCCGAAGAAGGACAGCCGCCTCAGATCTCACCCTTTACTATGCCTTACCGAAATGGGGTGATGAAACGATACGATGTCAATGTTTTTATAGACAATTCGGAACTTAAGGGGGCACCCGTAGTTATAGAATCAAATCCGGCTTATCCCAATTTATTTGGCACGATTGAGCGACAGGCTTGGTTTGGAGCTCTGTTTACCGATTTCACCATGATTAAACCGGGAGCTCTTCATAAAGCCAATGGTGGTTACCTGGTTATGAAGGCTCTCGATCTTTTGAAATGGTATATCTCCTGGGAAGCTCTTAAACGAGCCTTGAAAGATAAGGTTATTCGGATCGAGGACCTGGGTGAACTCTATGGAATTTTCAGCACTCGCACCATTCGCCCCGAGCCTATACCTCTTAACGTTAAGATTATTTTGACAGGTGACCCGTGGCTTTACGAGTTGCTCTATATTTACGACGATAAGTTCCAGAAGCTCTTTAAAGTCAAAGCGCACCTTGACACATCAATGGATAACAATGGATCTAACTTAATGCAGTGTGCCAGGATGCTGGCTAATTTTTGCGAATCCAACAATTATCGTCACCTTGACAGCACAGGTTTTGCTCGCCTCCTGGAATACAGTATGGAAAAGGCTGAAGACAAAGAGAAACTTTCTCTTGAAGTGGGAGACATTAGTGACCTCGTTCGGGAAGCCAATTATTTCGCCAGCTTGGACGGCTCGGAATTAATAAGAAGAGAACATGTTCAAAAGGCAATCGACAAGCGAATCTACAGATCGAATCTCATCGAAGAAAAAGTCCGGGAAATGGTTGAAAAGGATATTTTCTGGGTTGAAACCGACGGTTACAAGGTTGGTCAAGTTAATGGACTTTCTATTCTTATGACTGGGGATTACGAATTTGGAAAACCTAACAGGATTACCGCCACAGTGTCCATCGGAAGAGAAGGGGTTATTGCGATAGAGCGAGAGTCAAGGCTGAGTGGACCTATACATACCAAAGGTGTAATGATTCTTACTAATTTCCTTAAAGAAAGGTTTGCCCAGAATAAACCTATCTCACTAACCGCAAGTTTGTGTTTCGAACAAAGTTATGGGATGGTTGAAGGAGACAGTGCTTCAAGCGCTGAGTTATACGCACTCCTTAGCGCAATATCCGGAGTGCCAGTTTATCAGGGGATTGCTGTAACCGGTTCGGTTAGCCAGAAGGGTGAAATTCAACCTGTTGGGGGAGTTACAAAGAAAATCGAAGCCTTCTTCCACATCTGTAAAGCTAAGGGACTTAATGGGAAGCAGGGTGTTATTATCCCCGAGAAAAACGTGCGAAATCTGATGTTGAAGGAAGAAGTGGTAGAAGCAATAGATAAGGGCCTGTTCCACATATGGCCTATAAGTAGAATTGAGGAAGGAATTGAAATTTTGACGGGGATGAAAGCGGGGGCGCTACTACCCGACGGCACATACGAAGAAGGATCGTTTTTCAGGAAGGTAGATGATCGACTTAGAGAAATGATAGAAATCGTTCGGAAATTTGGCAAAGAAGAAGAAAGCCAGAAAGGGGAATCCAGAGAAGACACTTCTGGATGCAGTGGATGTGGAGCTTAAACCGATAGTCTAGAGCGGTTTCCTGGATGGGGACATGCTGTAATGTGTCCCCTACCGGGTCTATATTTTTAGGCTGCATCTCCATTCTTTGAGCCGTATTTCCGGAATAAATCTTGGTGGATGTGAAAAAGGAGTTGTGACGGCTTATGTCTTGTTCGGCTGTTAATTCTTGCGAGCCTTCGGGAGAATGTAAGGGAAAGGTTACAAAGGCTTTAATCATCGCAGCAGGTAAAGGATCACGGTTTGGGAAAAGAACCAACCATGTTCCTAAACCTCTTATTCCAGTAGGAGGAGTGCCTTTAATTCTTCGCACAATCTATACTGCTAGAGAAGCCGGTGTGAAGGATTTCGTGGTTGTGACAGGCTTTCTCAGCCATGAGCTAGAAGCCTTTCTTAAATCTAGAAGTCCCGAGGATGTTACGGTTCGCTGTGTTTATAATGATCAATGGGAAAGGCCTAATGGCTGGTCAGTTTATAAAGCAAAGGATGAATTTCAGGAAAATGATCGGTTTTTCCTGATGATGGCAGATCATGTTACGGAGCCGACTCTTATAAAAA
It encodes:
- a CDS encoding ABC transporter ATP-binding protein, which codes for MCGVLEARKLTIGYRSAKGRKFVVADEIEASLKAGEFVCLLGPNGAGKSTLIKTLAGINRPLSGEVLIDGMPISAISSRELARRLSVVLTDKPAIGLMTVFSVVALGRYPYTGWTGSLSPRDEEIVWEAIKAVGIEELSNRLVSELSDGERQKVMIARALAQQPRVMILDEATAFLDLPRRVELVLLLRRLAHESNIAVLLSTHDLDLALRGADRLWILPKGETLIDGIPEDLVLKGAFASAFNGSNVIFDCHSGTFVFESPYLGEVACEGNGVFGVWTRRALSRAGYKVVSREKAFLRVEVSDEKGSEALWRIYCGEHPERFARSLEELLLHLNSIRDAA
- a CDS encoding DnaJ family domain-containing protein is translated as MSNFFMIFEKIAEERIREAMERGEFDNLSCKGKPVELENDSHIPPELRIAHKILKNAGCLPLEMELKKEIKTTEELLSGIKDTQEKYRQIKKLNYLILKLNMMKRTSPLLEEGQYYYDKVLEKVAPPRKKDDPDRESSTL
- a CDS encoding UPF0182 family protein yields the protein MVQRLKEKFGGVLLILLLIAIGYVCFHFLFMDFVIDSWWFDSLGYGKYFWQRAIYRYVIFSGATVIFFAVFFLNFWITSRVLTKPQAKPESGALEQRRIKQIVEKFRYGSLRVYTPLAMILAIILAYPMFKEWEKVLLFIFSTPSGIKDPTFSKDISFYIFSLPFYRLIEKRFAIIFIILTAATFVLYALEIRLLKRTFDRFAFPKPVRIHLSILLAGLAFIAIWHLMIIQYELVYTSSHSTFYGPGYVEMNVKLPLIWLTTIFIALGGIFLVIFFNSGKAWKQLGALLILAALSYGLLQSNFITDRVQKYIVKPNELSKELPYIKRSIQATLEAYNIRDAEIREYKPPENGGILEKTEEIKNILRNIPVWDKDLLHDVYKQLQGLRPYYDFTSVDVDRYIVGGFPQQVFIAPRELSIEKLPESAKNWVNIHMKYTHGHGVVITPAIQGGEEPITWFIRDLPPRSSYGFALNQFSIYYGQANYTYAIVPNKLGEVGYPQGEITSTESYQGTGGVPLTSILRKAVFAIYFKDRNLFFTTNTTKESRIMFRRNIVEIAQKLTPYLGLDRDPYVVVAKGKLFWIQDAYTFSNRYPNAEPFSETINYIRNSVKIVINAYDGSVNYYISDSRDPVIQAYRRAYPGFFKDISSMDEELRPHIRYPQDIFEIQMAMFARYHQTNPESFYKQDDSWRFSRTFRKGAEKTIHPYYLTLNIFDPNNTEFLLIQPFSPKGLDILRAIATVSSEGGRYGKITVLAFPKETQVYGPSQVDAIIDQDTAVSQQFTLWNQIGSEVERGNIIILPYAGSVIYIQPVYLKATTGVTIPELKRLIIAYEDMVVMAPSLESAFSQLIERIQMRQKLYQERLKRFSGEKEPTSGETEPKGQNQ
- a CDS encoding DUF169 domain-containing protein; the encoded protein is MLSKVSESIGFKFEPVAIVWSNEKPASAAEFKEGKWGCVMWMLARAAKGGTAVFSEKTYGCWGGGVGLGFGNQYIKFPGGIDGFCYFLSVGNAHWEPGKKVADEIKQFVSEEFLEDFLEGERYLKSPELVKDFLDNLPMIEVPSKYVIFKPLRDVNPAEETPSVVVFLASPEELSALVVLANYYRKGFENVIIPFGAGCQTIGVFPYREAASENPRAVVGLTDISARLYLKKHLGRDILSFAVPWKMFLEMEENVKGSFLERGVWGRLRGKESG
- a CDS encoding sugar phosphate isomerase/epimerase: MSVFSREERKVISILHVGMPWRFLSRYVGSLLQEGMSVEIGIGGEELDGLPRKVFAEMAKILRQKGIRYSIHGPFWDLCPGSIDPMIRNVSFVRLHQLMDVCELMKPCQVVCHTGFDPRHHREHVSEFIERSLPLWESMAKRAEHIGCSIAIENVWEENPDIHLRIIRTIDSPHLGFCLDVGHRNCFAKAPLMEWLDSLMPYLKEVHIHDNDGSEDTHFPPGTGTVDFKGLFNKLAENRLYPILTLEAHREEHFYDSVKNLVRLIPSDFLEK
- a CDS encoding MTH1187 family thiamine-binding protein is translated as MAIVEVSIVPLGTSDTSLSNYVAKVLEVVEESGLQYELTPMGTILTGSLGEIFPVISRMHERCFEEGVRRVLTLIKIDDRRDKMVKPQDKVFSVRAKLEKRGE
- a CDS encoding KH domain-containing protein, with the translated sequence MAEPLNEKMKSLVEFLAKSLVEKPGEVVVESKESERTVLVELKVASEDLGRVIGKDGHTINAIRVVLQTAAASYDKKVRLDLLS
- a CDS encoding ATP-binding protein — translated: MIGNHPELPAKDTRAFIDPEKLPFRSTAEISDKAGGVIGQERAIDAILFGIGIKEDGYNIFVAGAPKTGLTYIAKTFLEEQAKKEPTPPDWCYVYNFKEPDKPKAIKLASGKGKELKKDIQDLITTLQQKIPEVFDSDDYRSKESELQQQFEEKRREIIENLSETAREEGFILQFSQVGMMIIPARPDGQPMSQEDIAHLTDEERKHLRAKSEELQEKMKEAIRKIRELESKFREKRGKLDREIAMFVVGQLVEVLLEKYHDEKDVIEHLKAMQEDIVENIDDFKKKSEEGQPPQISPFTMPYRNGVMKRYDVNVFIDNSELKGAPVVIESNPAYPNLFGTIERQAWFGALFTDFTMIKPGALHKANGGYLVMKALDLLKWYISWEALKRALKDKVIRIEDLGELYGIFSTRTIRPEPIPLNVKIILTGDPWLYELLYIYDDKFQKLFKVKAHLDTSMDNNGSNLMQCARMLANFCESNNYRHLDSTGFARLLEYSMEKAEDKEKLSLEVGDISDLVREANYFASLDGSELIRREHVQKAIDKRIYRSNLIEEKVREMVEKDIFWVETDGYKVGQVNGLSILMTGDYEFGKPNRITATVSIGREGVIAIERESRLSGPIHTKGVMILTNFLKERFAQNKPISLTASLCFEQSYGMVEGDSASSAELYALLSAISGVPVYQGIAVTGSVSQKGEIQPVGGVTKKIEAFFHICKAKGLNGKQGVIIPEKNVRNLMLKEEVVEAIDKGLFHIWPISRIEEGIEILTGMKAGALLPDGTYEEGSFFRKVDDRLREMIEIVRKFGKEEESQKGESREDTSGCSGCGA